One genomic window of Quercus lobata isolate SW786 chromosome 9, ValleyOak3.0 Primary Assembly, whole genome shotgun sequence includes the following:
- the LOC115961626 gene encoding uncharacterized protein LOC115961626, producing MASGRTGSHPSKVMFVAQPPVEDSRPEPKRARVENRLVMSFSEEDKVGTIQPHDNALVVTLRIRGYDVKRVMVDQGRGAEIMHYDLYNGLGLKLEDLTAYDLPLVSFDCKVVIPRGQIRLPMQVGSEVVEMNFIVVDIYSPYTIIVARSWRYALEPFPLLCI from the coding sequence ATGGCCTCGGGGAGAACTGGTTCTCACCCCTCCAAGGTGATGTTTGTAGCCCAGCCACCAGTCGAGGACTCTAGACCTGAGCCAAAGAGGGCTAGAGTGGAGAATCGGCTAGTGATGAGTTTCTCTGAGGAGGACAAGGTTGGAACCATACAACCACATGATAATGCCCTAGTGGTAACCCTCAGGATAAGAGGATATGATGTTAAGAGGGTGATGGTGGATCAAGGCCGTGGGGCAGAGATTATGCACTATGATTTATACAACGGACTGGGCTTGAAACTTGAGGACTTAACAGCTTATGATTTGCCTTTGGTAAGTTTCGACTGCAAAGTTGTTATTCCAAGGGGCCAGATTCGACTACCCATGCAAGTAGGGTCAGAGGTGGTAGAGATGAATTTCATTGTAGTGGATATTTATTCTCCCTACACGATTATTGTAGCAAGATCTTGGCGTTATGCCTTGGAGCCGTTTCCTCTACTCTGCATTTAA